Proteins co-encoded in one Ruegeria sp. YS9 genomic window:
- a CDS encoding pyruvate dehydrogenase complex E1 component subunit beta, which translates to MATEILMPALSPTMEEGTLAKWLVKEGDTVSSGDILAEIETDKATMEFEAVDEGIVGKILIAEGTEGVKVNTPIAVLVEEGEDASALPTAAPAAAAVAEAAPAAVEAPAPAAAAPAAPVVDLSPDWPADAEMKSETVREALRDAMAEEMRNDEDVYLMGEEVAEYQGAYKISQGLLDEFGPKRVIDTPITEHGFAGIAVGSAFGGLKPIVEFMTFNFAMQAIDQIINSAAKTLYMSGGQMGCPIVFRGPNGAAARVAAQHSQDYAAWYMQIPGLKVVMPYSAADAKGLLKSAIRDPNPVIFLENEILYGRSFDMPQVDDLTIPLGKARIWREGSDVTIVSFGIGMQYALEAADKLAEEGISAEVIDLRTIRPMDTGAIINSVMKTNRLVTVEEGWPQGSVGSYISSVVMQEAFDYLDAPVINCTGKDVPMPYAANLEKLALITTDEVIEAVKQVTYR; encoded by the coding sequence ATGGCAACCGAAATTCTCATGCCCGCCCTTTCACCCACGATGGAAGAGGGCACGCTGGCCAAATGGCTGGTCAAGGAAGGCGACACCGTCTCCAGCGGTGACATCCTGGCCGAAATCGAGACCGACAAGGCGACAATGGAATTTGAAGCTGTCGACGAGGGTATCGTCGGCAAGATCCTGATCGCCGAAGGCACCGAAGGGGTCAAAGTGAACACCCCGATTGCGGTTCTGGTCGAAGAAGGCGAAGACGCCTCAGCCCTGCCCACGGCTGCACCCGCAGCCGCAGCGGTAGCCGAAGCCGCCCCTGCGGCGGTCGAGGCCCCCGCTCCTGCCGCTGCGGCCCCGGCCGCTCCGGTGGTGGATCTTTCGCCCGACTGGCCCGCAGATGCCGAGATGAAATCCGAAACCGTTCGCGAAGCGCTGCGTGACGCGATGGCCGAAGAAATGCGCAACGACGAAGACGTCTATCTGATGGGCGAGGAAGTCGCCGAGTATCAGGGCGCCTACAAGATTTCCCAGGGCCTTCTGGACGAGTTCGGGCCCAAGCGCGTGATCGATACACCGATCACCGAGCATGGTTTCGCCGGTATCGCCGTGGGGTCGGCCTTTGGCGGGCTGAAGCCGATCGTCGAGTTCATGACGTTCAACTTCGCCATGCAGGCGATCGACCAGATCATCAACTCGGCCGCCAAGACGCTTTATATGTCCGGTGGCCAGATGGGCTGCCCCATCGTGTTCCGCGGTCCCAACGGCGCCGCCGCCCGCGTCGCGGCCCAGCACAGCCAGGACTATGCCGCCTGGTACATGCAGATCCCCGGCCTGAAAGTCGTCATGCCCTATTCGGCGGCTGACGCCAAAGGATTGCTGAAATCAGCTATCCGCGACCCAAACCCGGTGATCTTCCTGGAAAATGAGATCCTCTACGGTCGCTCCTTCGACATGCCACAGGTGGACGACCTGACCATCCCGCTGGGCAAGGCGCGTATCTGGCGCGAAGGCTCGGACGTGACCATCGTCAGCTTTGGCATCGGAATGCAATACGCGCTGGAAGCCGCAGACAAGCTGGCCGAAGAGGGCATCAGCGCCGAGGTCATCGACCTGCGCACCATCCGCCCGATGGATACCGGCGCGATCATCAACTCGGTGATGAAGACCAACCGTCTGGTGACTGTGGAAGAAGGTTGGCCGCAAGGCTCGGTCGGCAGCTACATCTCATCCGTCGTGATGCAGGAAGCGTTCGACTATCTCGACGCGCCGGTCATCAACTGCACCGGCAAGGACGTTCCGATGCCCTACGCCGCAAACCTCGAAAAGCTGGCGCTGATCACTACGGACGAGGTGATCGAAGCCGTCAAACAAGTGACCTACCGGTAA
- a CDS encoding pyruvate dehydrogenase complex dihydrolipoamide acetyltransferase encodes MPTEILMPALSPTMEEGTLAKWLVKEGDTVSSGDLLAEIETDKATMEFEAVDEGIVGKILVPEGTEGVKVNTPIAVLLEDGESADDIAAAPAKAPEAASAADAGNEAAAPAASEAPAPAPAPAAPVKADGGRIFASPLARRIAAQKGLDLAQITGSGPHGRIVKADVEGATATATPPAPAATAAAPATAPAAASGPSADMVARMYEGREYEEIQLDGMRKTIAARLGEAKQTIPHFYLRRDIKLDALLKFRSQLNKQLEGRGVKLSVNDFIIKAVANALQQVPACNAVWAGDRVLQLKPSDVAVAVAIEGGLFTPVLQDADMKSLSALSTEMKDLAARARERKLAPHEYQGGTFAISNLGMFGIDNFDAIVNPPHAGILAVGTGVKKPVVGDDGELTVATVMSVTMSVDHRVIDGALGAELLKAIVDNLENPMVMLA; translated from the coding sequence ATGCCCACCGAAATTCTGATGCCCGCCCTTTCACCGACCATGGAGGAAGGCACGCTTGCAAAATGGCTGGTCAAGGAAGGCGACACCGTCTCCTCCGGCGACCTGCTGGCCGAGATCGAAACCGACAAGGCCACGATGGAGTTCGAAGCCGTCGATGAAGGCATCGTCGGCAAGATCCTGGTTCCTGAAGGCACCGAAGGGGTCAAGGTGAACACCCCCATCGCCGTGCTGCTGGAAGATGGCGAAAGCGCCGATGACATCGCCGCGGCCCCGGCCAAGGCACCCGAGGCTGCCTCCGCAGCCGACGCGGGCAACGAGGCCGCCGCCCCTGCGGCGTCCGAGGCGCCCGCCCCTGCCCCCGCGCCGGCCGCTCCGGTCAAGGCGGATGGCGGTCGTATCTTTGCGTCCCCTCTGGCACGACGGATCGCCGCTCAGAAAGGTCTCGATCTGGCACAGATCACAGGCTCTGGCCCGCATGGCCGCATCGTCAAGGCGGATGTCGAAGGCGCGACGGCCACTGCGACGCCCCCTGCCCCGGCAGCCACCGCAGCCGCACCTGCGACTGCGCCGGCGGCGGCCTCAGGACCGTCCGCGGATATGGTCGCGCGGATGTATGAGGGCCGCGAATACGAAGAGATTCAGCTCGACGGTATGCGCAAAACCATCGCTGCGCGTCTGGGCGAGGCCAAACAGACCATCCCGCATTTCTACCTGCGCCGCGACATCAAGCTGGATGCACTGCTGAAGTTCCGCAGCCAGTTGAACAAGCAGTTGGAAGGCCGTGGCGTGAAACTGAGCGTCAACGACTTCATCATCAAGGCCGTCGCCAACGCGTTGCAGCAGGTTCCGGCCTGCAACGCCGTCTGGGCGGGCGACCGCGTGCTGCAACTGAAACCATCGGACGTGGCCGTCGCGGTCGCGATCGAGGGCGGGTTGTTCACCCCGGTTCTTCAGGACGCCGACATGAAATCTCTGTCTGCTCTGTCGACCGAGATGAAGGACCTCGCCGCCCGGGCCCGCGAGCGCAAGCTGGCACCGCATGAATACCAGGGGGGCACGTTTGCCATCTCGAACCTGGGTATGTTCGGCATCGACAATTTCGACGCCATCGTGAACCCGCCTCACGCCGGTATTCTGGCGGTGGGTACAGGCGTGAAAAAGCCGGTTGTCGGGGACGATGGAGAACTGACGGTGGCGACCGTAATGTCTGTTACCATGTCCGTCGATCACCGCGTAATCGACGGCGCGTTGGGGGCAGAACTGCTCAAGGCTATTGTCGACAACCTGGAAAACCCGATGGTCATGCTGGCCTGA
- a CDS encoding glycoside hydrolase/phage tail family protein → MATILLSAAGAALGGSIGGTVAGLSTAVIGRAVGATVGRVLDQKFFSQSVMGSGSEVVETGRMDRFRLTETGEGAPVTTVFGRMRVGGQVIWASDFLETQTTTTEGGGGGGKGKPKTPEVTTVTYSYSISLAIAVGAGEIADVARIWADGEEQDRSSLNMRVYHGTWDQLPDPLIEAIEGAGTVPAYRGTAYVVIEDFPLGAFGNRVPQFSFEVVRPTQRDMPDHDSALPQVVRGVAMIPGTGEYALASSQVNYSQSGKSWPANAHSASGTSDLVSSTRALESELPNCDAASLVVSWFGNDLRCGQCEIRPKIEQREIDSSDMPWIVSDQARSGAGLVVRQNGRPVYGGTPADAAVVEAIRHLNQSGKRVMFYPFILMEQLPGNGLPDPWSDASSQPHLPWRGRITLDVAPGRPGSVDQTAAADAQVAAFFGTARAQDFAINQDTNGSGGSGGGSGGLVRPRPGGRPDDRGDTGLTWVSGGGTFGGLLGDSGVTAKEIITYSGPQEWGLRRFILHYAMLCKAAGGVSSFCISSEMRGLTQIRGASGFPAVAQLRALAAEVRQILGPDTKIGYAADWSEYFGYQPQGTSDRYFHLDPLWADDNIDFIGIDNYMPLSDWRDGEHHLDAEAGAPSIYDLGYLRSNIEGGEGYDWYYASPEEAEAQIRTPIEDQGHDEPWIWRYKDLRNWWSNPHHERVGGVRQPNPTDWVPGSKPIWFTELGCAAIDKGTNQPNKFLDPKSSESLLPAYSNGLRDDFIQVQYLTAMLGYWNDPKVNPTSDIYGAPMLDMANAYVWAWDTRPFPTFPNLKSQWDDGENYPRGHWLNGRSGSRTLASVVTEICHGAGVTDIDVSGLYGVVRGYVIEDVTNARSALQPLMLRYGFDAIERDGVLRFQMRDGYGAVALNPDHLAISSDLEGTVEHRREAEAEMTGRVRLRFVQSDADHDVVAEEAVLPDDRTHSVSVNEMPLSMTRTEGRQTAERWLSEARVSRDTVRFALPPSQMHLGAGDLVRLTDAETGPVYRIDRLESADLQLVEAVRIEQGVYKASELNDDPETVKPYAAPVPVLPVFLDLPLITGAEAPHAPYLAVTGDPWPGAAAVYSSSSDDSYRLSDVIAQRAVVGVTETPLRRASIGVWDEGPALKVKLLAGQLESRPRSSVMNGVNLAAIGDGTPGNWEVFQFSDAALEATDVYALSGRLRGQLGTDALMPDVWPDGSVFVLLNDRVQQISLLRNERRLAKHYRIGPATRGYDDPSYQHLIASFAGNGLRPYAPVHMRVRSGAVGDELTWIRRARTDADDWSGLEIPLGEESESYLVRVIAGGTVLREELTSEPRWTYSTAMKAADGLSGGYEVAVAQISAVFGPGAWSRLAVGQAA, encoded by the coding sequence ATGGCCACTATTCTTCTTTCTGCAGCCGGGGCCGCGCTGGGCGGTTCGATAGGGGGCACGGTCGCGGGCCTTTCAACCGCAGTTATCGGTCGGGCCGTCGGTGCGACGGTCGGGCGGGTCCTTGACCAGAAGTTCTTTAGCCAGTCCGTAATGGGCAGTGGCAGTGAAGTCGTCGAAACCGGCCGCATGGATCGGTTTCGGTTGACGGAAACCGGCGAAGGTGCGCCGGTGACCACCGTGTTTGGCCGTATGCGTGTGGGTGGTCAGGTCATTTGGGCTTCGGATTTTCTCGAGACCCAGACGACCACCACAGAGGGTGGTGGCGGGGGTGGCAAGGGGAAACCCAAGACCCCTGAGGTGACTACCGTCACGTACAGTTACTCGATTTCGCTGGCGATTGCGGTCGGCGCTGGTGAGATTGCTGATGTCGCGCGCATCTGGGCGGATGGAGAAGAACAAGATCGATCCAGCCTCAACATGCGGGTTTACCATGGTACGTGGGATCAGTTACCGGACCCGCTGATCGAGGCGATTGAAGGCGCGGGAACAGTTCCAGCGTATCGCGGAACCGCCTATGTCGTGATCGAGGACTTCCCGCTCGGCGCTTTCGGCAACCGGGTGCCGCAGTTTTCATTCGAAGTTGTTCGCCCCACGCAGCGGGACATGCCGGATCATGACAGTGCATTGCCTCAGGTCGTGCGCGGGGTCGCCATGATACCGGGGACCGGAGAATATGCTCTGGCCAGCTCTCAGGTGAATTATTCACAATCTGGTAAAAGCTGGCCTGCCAACGCACATTCCGCGTCCGGCACCTCGGATCTTGTCTCCTCGACCCGAGCGCTGGAAAGCGAGTTGCCCAATTGTGATGCCGCATCATTGGTGGTGTCGTGGTTCGGCAATGATCTGAGATGCGGGCAATGCGAAATTCGGCCCAAGATCGAACAGCGTGAGATCGACAGCAGCGATATGCCCTGGATCGTATCTGATCAGGCCCGAAGCGGCGCCGGGCTTGTGGTGCGACAGAACGGCCGCCCGGTCTATGGGGGAACTCCGGCGGATGCGGCCGTGGTCGAGGCGATCCGGCATCTGAACCAATCCGGCAAGCGGGTGATGTTTTACCCATTCATCCTGATGGAGCAATTGCCGGGGAATGGGCTGCCCGATCCCTGGTCGGATGCGTCAAGTCAGCCTCACCTGCCGTGGCGTGGGCGGATCACCCTGGATGTGGCGCCGGGGCGTCCGGGTTCTGTGGACCAGACGGCCGCGGCCGATGCACAGGTCGCCGCGTTCTTCGGAACAGCTCGAGCGCAGGATTTTGCGATCAACCAGGATACGAACGGATCGGGCGGCTCCGGCGGTGGCTCGGGTGGTCTGGTCAGGCCCAGACCGGGTGGTCGGCCCGACGACAGAGGGGATACCGGTTTAACCTGGGTCTCCGGGGGCGGTACCTTTGGCGGGCTGCTGGGGGACAGCGGAGTCACGGCCAAAGAAATCATCACATATTCCGGCCCTCAGGAATGGGGCCTGCGGCGTTTCATTCTGCACTATGCCATGCTGTGCAAGGCTGCTGGCGGAGTTTCGTCATTCTGCATCTCGTCCGAGATGCGTGGCCTGACCCAGATCAGGGGGGCTTCGGGCTTTCCAGCCGTTGCGCAGCTTCGCGCCTTGGCGGCCGAGGTCCGTCAGATTCTGGGGCCGGACACGAAAATCGGCTATGCAGCGGACTGGAGCGAGTATTTCGGATACCAGCCACAGGGCACCAGCGACAGGTATTTTCACCTCGACCCTCTTTGGGCGGACGACAACATCGATTTCATCGGCATCGACAACTACATGCCGTTGTCCGATTGGCGCGACGGTGAACACCATCTGGACGCCGAGGCCGGCGCGCCTTCGATATACGACCTGGGGTATCTTCGCAGCAATATCGAAGGCGGTGAAGGGTATGACTGGTATTACGCCTCTCCGGAAGAGGCGGAAGCGCAGATCAGGACTCCGATCGAGGATCAGGGGCATGACGAGCCGTGGATCTGGCGATACAAGGACCTGCGAAACTGGTGGTCGAATCCGCATCACGAACGGGTCGGAGGCGTGCGTCAACCCAACCCGACCGATTGGGTGCCCGGCTCGAAACCGATCTGGTTCACCGAGTTGGGTTGCGCGGCAATCGACAAAGGCACGAACCAGCCAAACAAATTCCTGGACCCGAAATCATCGGAATCGCTGTTGCCCGCGTATTCAAACGGGCTGCGCGACGACTTCATTCAGGTTCAGTATCTGACGGCGATGCTTGGCTATTGGAACGATCCGAAGGTCAATCCGACCTCGGACATCTACGGTGCGCCGATGCTGGACATGGCAAACGCGTATGTCTGGGCATGGGATACCCGTCCGTTTCCGACCTTTCCTAACCTGAAAAGCCAGTGGGACGATGGCGAGAACTATCCCAGAGGGCACTGGCTGAACGGTCGGTCCGGGTCTCGTACGTTGGCCTCCGTGGTGACCGAAATCTGCCACGGCGCAGGTGTCACGGATATAGACGTTTCTGGTCTGTACGGTGTGGTCCGCGGGTATGTCATCGAAGACGTGACGAACGCCCGTTCCGCTTTGCAGCCGCTGATGCTGCGCTATGGGTTTGATGCGATCGAAAGGGACGGAGTGTTGAGGTTCCAGATGCGCGACGGGTATGGCGCAGTTGCCTTGAACCCAGATCATCTGGCGATCAGCAGCGATCTTGAAGGGACGGTCGAACACCGGCGTGAGGCCGAGGCCGAAATGACCGGGCGCGTTCGTCTGCGCTTTGTTCAGTCGGATGCGGATCATGATGTCGTCGCGGAAGAGGCGGTTTTGCCCGATGATCGCACCCATTCCGTATCGGTGAATGAGATGCCCCTGTCCATGACCCGCACCGAGGGGCGGCAAACAGCCGAACGCTGGTTGAGCGAAGCCAGAGTTTCGCGCGATACGGTTCGGTTTGCGCTTCCGCCGTCTCAAATGCACCTGGGGGCAGGGGATCTGGTTCGTTTGACAGACGCTGAAACCGGGCCGGTTTACCGGATTGACCGGTTGGAATCCGCTGACCTGCAACTGGTTGAAGCGGTCCGGATCGAACAGGGCGTGTACAAGGCGTCCGAATTGAATGACGACCCGGAAACGGTCAAACCCTATGCCGCGCCGGTCCCCGTTCTGCCGGTCTTTCTGGATCTGCCCTTGATCACGGGGGCCGAGGCCCCTCACGCGCCCTATCTGGCCGTTACCGGAGACCCATGGCCCGGGGCGGCAGCGGTCTATTCTTCGTCCAGCGACGATAGCTATCGCCTGAGCGACGTCATTGCCCAGCGGGCCGTGGTCGGCGTGACCGAAACACCGCTGAGACGCGCCAGTATCGGTGTCTGGGATGAGGGCCCTGCCTTGAAGGTCAAACTGCTTGCAGGTCAGTTGGAATCCCGCCCGCGCAGCTCGGTGATGAATGGCGTCAATCTGGCTGCAATCGGTGACGGAACACCCGGTAACTGGGAAGTTTTTCAGTTCTCTGACGCGGCGCTCGAGGCCACGGATGTATACGCATTGTCCGGGCGGCTCAGGGGTCAACTGGGAACAGACGCTTTGATGCCTGATGTATGGCCGGATGGATCAGTATTCGTTCTGCTCAATGACAGGGTGCAACAGATCAGCCTGTTGCGAAACGAAAGACGTCTTGCCAAACATTATCGCATTGGGCCTGCGACCCGCGGCTATGATGATCCGTCCTATCAACACCTGATTGCCTCGTTTGCAGGCAACGGATTGCGCCCCTACGCGCCTGTGCACATGCGGGTTCGGTCTGGTGCCGTCGGGGATGAGCTTACGTGGATTCGACGTGCCCGAACGGATGCGGATGACTGGTCGGGGCTGGAGATCCCCCTGGGCGAAGAAAGCGAATCCTATCTGGTCCGTGTCATTGCGGGTGGAACCGTTCTGCGTGAAGAACTGACATCCGAACCAAGGTGGACCTATTCGACAGCCATGAAAGCGGCGGATGGTCTGTCCGGGGGCTATGAGGTCGCAGTGGCCCAGATATCTGCTGTATTCGGACCGGGTGCTTGGTCGCGTCTTGCGGTTGGGCAAGCTGCCTGA
- a CDS encoding septum formation initiator family protein, with product MSRSHRPGLGSIVFFSVAFMLGVYFTFAAVQGDYGLFRRVEIAAERDALSHDLEKLNAQIAELENLTRRLSDTYLDLDLLDQQARSVLGMIRADEIVIR from the coding sequence GTGTCCCGTTCCCATCGGCCCGGTTTGGGCTCAATCGTCTTCTTCTCGGTGGCTTTCATGCTTGGTGTGTATTTCACCTTTGCCGCCGTGCAGGGTGACTATGGCCTGTTTCGGCGGGTCGAAATCGCTGCGGAACGGGACGCCCTGTCACACGACCTGGAAAAACTGAATGCCCAAATCGCCGAATTGGAAAACCTGACCCGCCGCCTGTCTGATACCTATCTGGATCTCGACCTGCTCGATCAGCAGGCGCGTTCGGTTCTTGGCATGATCCGGGCGGATGAAATCGTGATCCGCTGA
- the pdhA gene encoding pyruvate dehydrogenase (acetyl-transferring) E1 component subunit alpha, protein MAARKTTKKPNVSAEELKTYYREMLLIRRFEEKAGQLYGMGLIGGFCHLYIGQEAVVVGLEAAAQDGDKRITSYRDHGHMLACGMDPGGVMAELTGREGGLSKGKGGSMHMFSKEKHFYGGHGIVGAQVPLGAGLAFADKYKETGGVTFTYFGDGAANQGQVYETFNMAALWDLPVVFVIENNQYAMGTAQARSTSSPDIYVRGEAFGIPGEIVNGMDVLAVKAAGEKAVAHCRAGKGPYILEVKTYRYRGHSMSDPAKYRTREEVQKVREQSDPIEHVRELLLTGKHATEDDLKAIDKEIKEIVNQAAEFSKESPEPAVEELWTDIYA, encoded by the coding sequence ATGGCTGCGCGAAAAACCACAAAGAAACCAAATGTTTCTGCGGAAGAACTCAAGACATACTACCGCGAAATGCTTCTGATCCGTCGATTCGAGGAAAAGGCGGGCCAACTATACGGCATGGGTCTGATCGGCGGGTTCTGCCACCTTTACATCGGACAAGAGGCGGTTGTTGTTGGGCTCGAAGCGGCAGCTCAGGACGGCGACAAGCGGATCACCTCTTATCGGGACCACGGCCATATGCTGGCCTGTGGCATGGACCCGGGCGGCGTGATGGCCGAACTGACCGGCCGCGAAGGCGGCCTGTCCAAGGGCAAGGGCGGTTCGATGCACATGTTCTCGAAAGAGAAGCATTTCTATGGTGGCCATGGCATCGTTGGCGCGCAGGTTCCGCTGGGTGCCGGTCTGGCCTTCGCCGACAAGTACAAGGAAACCGGCGGCGTGACCTTTACCTATTTCGGCGACGGTGCCGCAAACCAGGGTCAGGTCTATGAGACCTTCAACATGGCCGCCCTGTGGGATCTTCCCGTGGTTTTCGTGATCGAGAACAACCAATACGCCATGGGCACAGCGCAGGCGCGTTCGACCTCGTCACCTGACATATACGTGCGCGGCGAAGCGTTCGGCATTCCCGGCGAGATCGTCAACGGTATGGATGTGCTGGCCGTCAAAGCTGCTGGTGAAAAGGCCGTTGCCCACTGCCGCGCCGGCAAGGGCCCTTACATTCTTGAGGTCAAGACCTACCGCTATCGCGGCCACTCGATGTCTGACCCGGCCAAATACCGCACCCGCGAAGAGGTTCAGAAAGTCCGCGAACAAAGCGACCCGATCGAACATGTGCGCGAGCTGCTTCTGACCGGCAAACACGCGACCGAGGATGACCTGAAGGCGATCGACAAGGAAATCAAAGAGATCGTCAATCAGGCCGCCGAATTCTCGAAAGAAAGCCCCGAGCCCGCCGTTGAAGAGCTCTGGACCGACATTTACGCCTGA
- a CDS encoding NlpC/P60 family protein produces the protein MTIRREDIVTEAREWLGTPYVHQASVKGAGADCLGLLRGVWRAVIGREPESVPAYSMDWSEPQGEERMWVAARRHLVEKPIGKMASGDVLLFRMRDTSVAKHLGIVSTTQPEPRFIHAYSGHGVVENALSRPWYRRIVSCFEFPMEMH, from the coding sequence GTGACAATACGTAGAGAGGATATCGTGACAGAGGCGCGCGAATGGCTTGGAACGCCTTATGTGCATCAGGCCTCGGTCAAAGGTGCCGGTGCGGATTGTCTGGGCCTGTTGCGGGGCGTTTGGCGCGCCGTGATCGGGCGGGAACCTGAATCTGTTCCGGCCTACAGCATGGACTGGTCCGAACCGCAGGGTGAGGAACGGATGTGGGTGGCGGCCAGGCGGCATCTGGTCGAAAAACCAATAGGCAAGATGGCATCGGGGGACGTTCTGCTGTTTCGGATGCGCGACACAAGCGTCGCCAAACACCTGGGCATCGTCAGTACCACGCAACCCGAGCCGCGCTTTATTCACGCGTATTCCGGCCACGGCGTGGTGGAAAACGCACTGAGCAGGCCGTGGTACCGCCGTATCGTTTCCTGTTTCGAATTCCCGATGGAGATGCATTGA
- a CDS encoding TraR/DksA C4-type zinc finger protein, producing MNESERTHFETRIRERLAELQEVSASGQQAQAIVELDQQAVGRLSRMDALQNQAMAKAQQANRDVETRRLLAALERLERGEFGYCEDCGERIPDGRLTLDLAASKCVSCASG from the coding sequence ATGAATGAGTCAGAACGCACCCATTTCGAAACACGAATTCGCGAACGATTGGCGGAATTGCAAGAGGTGTCAGCCTCGGGACAGCAGGCTCAGGCCATAGTCGAACTGGATCAACAGGCCGTTGGACGGCTGAGCCGCATGGATGCGCTGCAAAACCAGGCCATGGCCAAGGCACAGCAGGCCAATCGCGATGTGGAAACACGCCGGCTTCTGGCCGCGTTGGAACGGCTTGAAAGGGGCGAGTTCGGATATTGCGAGGACTGCGGCGAGCGTATTCCGGATGGGCGGCTGACTCTGGATCTGGCCGCCAGCAAATGCGTCAGCTGCGCGTCCGGCTAG
- the cysE gene encoding serine O-acetyltransferase has product MFEKRSHVTPVDPVWNRITSEAHAAVEKEPLMGGLVHACILHHRSLERALSYRVAAKLCSNEMSMMVLREVVDEAYADDPGLLEAARADLMAVYERDPACHRLLQPILYFKGYQAMQAYRVAHWLWRKGRYDLAYFFQMRSSEIFGIDIHPAAKIGKGIMIDHAHSIVIGETAVVGDNVSMLHSVTLGGTGKEEEDRHPKIGDGVLIGAGAKVLGNITIGHCSRIAAGSVVLQEVPPCKTVAGIPAKIVGEAGCDQPSISMDHMLGKDQ; this is encoded by the coding sequence ATGTTCGAAAAGCGCAGCCATGTGACACCGGTTGATCCGGTCTGGAACCGTATCACATCCGAGGCCCATGCGGCCGTCGAGAAAGAACCCCTCATGGGGGGACTCGTGCACGCCTGTATCCTGCATCACCGCAGCCTTGAACGCGCGCTTTCATATCGGGTGGCGGCCAAGCTGTGCTCGAACGAAATGTCGATGATGGTCCTGCGTGAAGTCGTGGATGAGGCATATGCCGACGATCCGGGTTTGCTCGAAGCCGCCCGCGCGGACCTTATGGCCGTTTACGAACGTGACCCGGCCTGTCATCGGTTGTTGCAGCCGATCCTTTATTTCAAAGGGTATCAGGCCATGCAGGCATATCGCGTGGCCCATTGGTTGTGGCGCAAGGGGCGCTATGATCTGGCCTATTTCTTCCAGATGCGCTCATCCGAGATTTTCGGGATCGACATTCACCCGGCAGCGAAGATCGGCAAGGGCATCATGATCGACCATGCCCATTCCATCGTGATTGGCGAGACGGCAGTGGTTGGCGACAACGTGTCGATGCTGCACTCGGTGACACTGGGCGGAACCGGCAAGGAAGAAGAAGACCGTCACCCGAAAATCGGAGACGGTGTTCTGATCGGCGCCGGGGCCAAGGTGCTGGGCAATATCACCATTGGCCATTGCAGCCGCATCGCGGCCGGTTCGGTGGTGCTGCAAGAGGTGCCGCCCTGCAAGACGGTCGCCGGTATCCCCGCCAAGATCGTTGGTGAAGCCGGGTGCGACCAGCCTTCGATCTCGATGGATCATATGCTGGGCAAGGATCAGTAA
- a CDS encoding lysozyme inhibitor LprI family protein, which translates to MKPIYLLVLSILPCSAAAQTSCGGQTQLDANFCAKEQWEIADRELNQLWAQIKPAADARGDGDALLTEQRAWLKARDATCEKELSGGGSAAPMFYWTCMKEQTEARNQALQAWR; encoded by the coding sequence GTGAAGCCAATTTACCTTCTTGTCCTTTCCATCCTGCCCTGCTCTGCCGCAGCTCAAACCAGTTGCGGCGGTCAGACCCAACTTGACGCCAATTTCTGCGCCAAAGAACAATGGGAAATCGCTGATCGTGAACTCAACCAGCTGTGGGCACAGATCAAACCCGCAGCCGATGCGCGCGGCGACGGTGATGCTCTTTTGACCGAACAACGCGCCTGGCTGAAAGCCCGAGACGCAACCTGCGAAAAAGAACTGTCGGGCGGCGGCAGCGCTGCCCCGATGTTCTACTGGACCTGCATGAAAGAGCAGACCGAGGCACGAAACCAGGCGCTGCAAGCGTGGCGCTGA